The region TATACCGGATGGTGCCACCATTATGGTCGGTGGTTTTGGCCCTGCCGGCCAACCCTGCGCCCTGTTGGATGCGCTGATCCGCCACCGCCCGCGCGAATTGACGCTGATCAGCAATAACGCCGGCAACGGGGATTTCGGCCTGGCGGCGTTACTGAAGGCAGGCTGTGTGCGCAAAGTGGTGTGCTCTTTTCCGCGCCAGTCCGACTCTTGGGTGTTTGACGATCTGTATCGCCGCGGCGAACTGGAATTGGAGCTGATCCCGCAGGGCAATCTGGCGGCCCGCATTCAGGCCGGCGGTGCCGGCCTCGGCGGCTTCTACACGCCGACCGGTTACGGCACCAAACTGGCGGAAGGCAAGGAAACCCGCGAGATAGACGGCCGCCAGTATGTGTTTGAGCTGCCGCTGAAAGCCGATTTTTCCCTGATCAAGGCTGAAAAAGGCGACCGCTGGGGCAACCTGCTGTATTACAAAACCGGGCGTAACTTCGGGCCGATCATGGCGATGGCTGCCCATTGCACCATTGCTGAAATCAATCAG is a window of Serratia plymuthica DNA encoding:
- a CDS encoding 3-oxoacid CoA-transferase subunit A, with amino-acid sequence MIDKNVASADAAVADIPDGATIMVGGFGPAGQPCALLDALIRHRPRELTLISNNAGNGDFGLAALLKAGCVRKVVCSFPRQSDSWVFDDLYRRGELELELIPQGNLAARIQAGGAGLGGFYTPTGYGTKLAEGKETREIDGRQYVFELPLKADFSLIKAEKGDRWGNLLYYKTGRNFGPIMAMAAHCTIAEINQLVPLGELDPEAIITPGIFVQRLVTTPASAAQLSA